One window of Pocillopora verrucosa isolate sample1 chromosome 9, ASM3666991v2, whole genome shotgun sequence genomic DNA carries:
- the LOC136283471 gene encoding uncharacterized protein, with the protein MHVVEHKILTTDFQTFRDASREGVSATVCALLEQPSGTNQGLVMAKSWLPKKELTIPLLELLAGKMATYLAQNIKEVLEGFRVRTVYGWLDTSVTLHWIHGNRKCKQLVRYWVRNIQVKQINCRHVPTEENPRDSQMCGVGEEMLTD; encoded by the coding sequence ATGCACGTAGTGGAGCACAAGATCCTAACAACTGACTTTCAAACATTCAGAGATGCAAGCAGGGAAGGAGTTTCAGCCACGGTTTGCGCATTATTGGAGCAACCATCAGGCACAAATCAAGGCCTTGTAATGGCAAAGTCATGGCTCCCAAAGAAAGAACTTACAATTCCCCTTTTAGAACTATTGGCTGGAAAAATGGCTACATACCTAGCACAAAACATCAAAGAAGTCCTGGAGGGTTTTCGTGTGAGAACTGTTTATGGTTGGCTCGATACCTCAGTAACACTGCACTGGATCCATGGAAACAGAAAATGCAAGCAGCTAGTAAGATATTGGGTGAGGAATATCCAAGTAAAACAAATCAACTGTAGGCATGTACCAACAGAAGAGAATCCAAGAGACTCCCAGATGTGTGGAGTTGGGGAGGAGATGTTAACAGATTGA
- the LOC136283472 gene encoding uncharacterized protein encodes MSDASMYGYGQCSHLRLKEEKGKVHILFVMGKAGMTPKMTVSIPRLELATATLSVEIGEILKNELEYGNNEDYWMDSKAVLGFISNESSHFHIYLANRVQLIHDDATPALRHYVDSTSNTTDKGSRGMLLKDFVENQNGLRFLTSSENLK; translated from the coding sequence ATGTCTGATGCTTCAATGTACGGCTATGGTCAATGCTCGCATTTAAGGCTCAAGGAAGAAAAGGGCAAAGTGCACATTTTGTTTGTTATGGGAAAGGCTGGCATGACACCAAAGATGACAGTCAGCATCCCGAGGCTGGAATTGGCGACTGCAACTCTATCTGTTGAGATTGGTGAAATTTTGAAGAATGAGTTGGAATATGGAAACAATGAGGACTATTGGATGGACAGTAAGGCTGTTCTAGGATTTATAAGCAATGAATCCAGTCATTTTCACATCTATTTAGCTAATAGAGTTCAACTCATTCATGATGATGCTACCCCAGCACTGAGGCACTATGTGGACTCTACTTCGAATACTACAGACAAAGGTTCAAGGGGCATGTTACTGAAAGACTTTGTAGAAAATCAGAATGGATTAAGGTTCCTGACTTCCTCAGAGAACTTAAAGTAG